One region of Chlorogloeopsis sp. ULAP01 genomic DNA includes:
- a CDS encoding DUF5331 domain-containing protein, with product MAFFYSFTESLKQKWLHFFQVNRDWIKLHMEVESVYTPDGGKRPPSYLILGVANALEPKLAQLMLPFSRLNPDADTLIEVLGLNFDPDYALGNCLIPKSQSSEDGDESAVCLEEKLHDETLTIPQINGFGNGAIAQEMGITDNHEQNQMGSDETVRDQLRAVAVATLNGLDENFSFPEQQPKNESPELMQSDEEDEFGDISFDELNEIGNQISATVAPEKDDFTEVLSDVWGDETAQLQGESNTDIFVGEELTNSTFDDSEIARLFPKA from the coding sequence ATGGCCTTTTTTTACAGCTTTACAGAGTCATTAAAGCAGAAGTGGTTGCATTTTTTTCAGGTCAATCGTGATTGGATCAAGCTTCACATGGAGGTTGAATCAGTTTATACACCGGATGGCGGAAAGCGACCACCTTCTTACCTCATCTTGGGAGTAGCTAACGCCCTAGAACCAAAACTAGCGCAATTAATGCTACCCTTTTCCAGACTGAATCCTGATGCTGATACTCTCATTGAGGTGCTGGGTTTAAATTTCGATCCAGACTATGCCCTCGGTAACTGCCTGATACCCAAATCACAAAGCTCGGAAGATGGGGATGAGTCAGCAGTATGTTTGGAAGAAAAACTCCATGATGAAACACTGACGATTCCTCAGATTAATGGTTTTGGCAACGGTGCGATCGCTCAAGAGATGGGAATAACTGATAACCATGAACAAAACCAGATGGGTAGCGATGAAACTGTGCGAGATCAACTCAGAGCCGTGGCAGTTGCAACCTTGAATGGATTAGACGAAAATTTCTCATTTCCAGAGCAGCAACCTAAAAATGAGTCCCCAGAGCTAATGCAAAGCGATGAGGAAGATGAATTTGGTGATATTTCTTTTGATGAATTAAATGAAATAGGCAACCAAATTTCGGCTACCGTTGCACCAGAAAAGGATGATTTTACCGAAGTTTTGTCAGATGTTTGGGGTGACGAAACAGCACAACTTCAGGGTGAAAGCAATACTGATATTTTTGTAGGGGAAGAACTGACAAATAGCACTTTTGATGACTCGGAAATTGCCCGTCTCTTCCCCAAAGCGTGA
- a CDS encoding ferredoxin:protochlorophyllide reductase (ATP-dependent) subunit N yields the protein MTVAQPEALNFECETGNYHTFCPISCVAWLYQKIEDSFFLVIGTKTCGYFLQNAMGVMIFAEPRYAMAELEEGDISAQLNDYEELKRLCLQIKRDRNPSVIVWIGTCTTEIIKMDLEGLAPKLESEIGIPIVVARANGLDYAFTQGEDTVLAAMAARCPNQAPVVETEKNERNAIQKLLNFGKKKEEVAEEEAEYVNHPPLVLFGSLPDPVVTQLTLELKKQGIKVSGWLPAKRFTELPVIEEGYYVAGVNPFLSRTATTLMRRRKCKLIGAPFPIGPDGTRAWIEKICSVFGITPKGLEEREAQIWQNLEEYIKLIRGKSVFFMGDNLLEVSLARFLIRCGMIVQEIGIPYMDKRYQAAELALLEKTCQEMGAPIPKIIEKPDNYNQIQRIYELQPDLVITGMAHANPLEARGINTKWSVEFTFAQIHGFTNARDILELVTRPLRRNHNLKDLGWEKLVKEEAKI from the coding sequence ATGACTGTAGCTCAACCAGAAGCTTTAAATTTTGAATGTGAAACCGGTAATTATCATACTTTTTGCCCAATCAGCTGTGTAGCGTGGTTATACCAAAAAATAGAAGATAGTTTCTTTTTAGTGATTGGTACCAAGACTTGTGGCTACTTCCTGCAAAATGCGATGGGGGTAATGATTTTTGCGGAACCGCGTTATGCAATGGCAGAGTTAGAAGAAGGAGATATTTCAGCACAGCTCAACGATTATGAAGAACTAAAGCGGCTGTGCTTGCAGATAAAACGCGATCGCAATCCCAGCGTTATTGTTTGGATTGGCACCTGCACTACCGAAATTATCAAAATGGATTTGGAAGGCTTGGCACCAAAGCTAGAATCTGAAATTGGTATTCCCATTGTTGTAGCTCGTGCCAACGGCTTAGACTACGCCTTCACTCAAGGAGAAGACACGGTGTTAGCCGCGATGGCTGCCCGTTGTCCTAATCAGGCTCCTGTGGTAGAAACTGAAAAGAATGAGCGTAACGCTATTCAAAAGCTGCTCAACTTTGGTAAGAAAAAAGAAGAAGTTGCTGAAGAAGAGGCTGAATATGTTAATCACCCGCCTCTGGTTTTATTTGGTTCTCTCCCCGATCCTGTGGTTACTCAGTTAACCTTAGAACTGAAGAAACAAGGCATTAAAGTTTCTGGCTGGCTACCCGCCAAGCGCTTTACAGAACTACCTGTGATTGAAGAAGGGTATTATGTTGCTGGTGTTAATCCCTTCCTCAGCCGTACTGCTACTACTCTAATGCGCCGTCGTAAGTGTAAACTGATTGGTGCACCCTTCCCGATCGGGCCTGATGGTACTCGTGCTTGGATTGAGAAAATCTGTTCGGTATTTGGTATTACTCCCAAAGGGCTTGAAGAACGCGAGGCTCAAATTTGGCAAAATCTGGAAGAGTATATTAAATTAATTCGCGGCAAGTCAGTCTTTTTTATGGGCGATAACTTGTTAGAAGTTTCTCTAGCGCGTTTCTTGATTCGCTGCGGCATGATAGTTCAAGAAATTGGTATTCCCTACATGGATAAACGCTACCAAGCTGCTGAGTTAGCTTTGTTAGAGAAGACTTGCCAAGAAATGGGCGCACCAATACCAAAAATTATCGAAAAGCCAGACAACTATAACCAAATCCAACGTATCTATGAGTTGCAGCCTGATTTGGTAATTACTGGTATGGCTCATGCTAATCCATTGGAAGCACGTGGTATAAATACAAAATGGTCTGTAGAATTCACCTTTGCTCAAATTCACGGCTTTACCAATGCCCGTGACATTTTAGAATTAGTAACTCGTCCTCTGCGTCGTAATCATAATTTAAAAGATTTGGGTTGGGAAAAATTGGTTAAAGAAGAAGCCAAGATTTAA
- a CDS encoding sugar transferase, with amino-acid sequence MYQLPFTTVVENATSNASNTRKLELAVHPSVNSKFKRYLDIVGSLIGLIVLAILFIPIAIAIKIDSPGPIFFTQERYGLQGRPFRIRKFRSMVTDAERLKSLVSNEANGLIFKNKNDFRVTKVGRFLRSTSLDELPQFWNVLVGEMSLVGTRPPTADEVIHYNQRHWQRLNVKPGLTGEWQVSGRSRVKDFEQIVDLDLQYQKKWYPLYDILVVAKTFYVIFGRIGAF; translated from the coding sequence ATGTACCAATTACCATTCACAACCGTTGTTGAAAATGCAACTTCCAATGCTAGCAATACTAGAAAATTAGAATTAGCAGTTCATCCCTCGGTTAACTCCAAATTTAAACGTTATTTAGATATAGTAGGAAGCTTAATAGGACTTATAGTTCTAGCAATCTTATTTATACCGATCGCGATCGCTATTAAAATTGATAGTCCAGGCCCTATATTTTTCACACAAGAGCGTTACGGACTGCAAGGGCGTCCATTTCGTATTCGTAAATTCCGTTCTATGGTAACTGATGCCGAACGGTTGAAGTCTCTAGTAAGCAACGAAGCAAACGGACTGATTTTCAAGAACAAGAATGACTTTCGTGTTACAAAAGTAGGGCGGTTTTTGCGGAGTACGAGTTTAGACGAACTGCCTCAGTTTTGGAACGTTCTAGTCGGTGAAATGAGTTTAGTAGGAACACGCCCACCGACAGCAGATGAAGTGATTCACTACAACCAGCGTCACTGGCAGCGTTTAAACGTCAAACCTGGGTTAACAGGTGAATGGCAAGTGAGCGGACGTTCCCGTGTGAAGGATTTTGAGCAAATAGTTGACTTAGACTTGCAGTACCAAAAAAAGTGGTATCCATTATATGACATTCTAGTGGTTGCCAAAACCTTCTATGTAATTTTTGGTAGAATTGGAGCTTTTTAA
- a CDS encoding ABC transporter ATP-binding protein, which yields MAKTRRLAKLGAYLRPHWRDATLGIFALFTVNALGVYIPLLIRSAVDKLSAAFSFNQLLNYVVPIVLLTSAMWLIRMASRIWIFGVGRQVEFELKQTIFEHLLKLEPAYFVTNTAGDLISRATSDVDNIRRLLGFAVLSLANTLFAYSLTLPVMLSISVDLTVFSLAVYPFMFLVVHLFSDRLRNEQLEVQDRLSDTSDLIQEDISGIALIKIYAQEENERRAFARRNQQLLQANLKLAKSRNTLFPLIGGLANISSLVIILLGATRIASGVLDIGDFVALLLYVERLVFPTALLGFTITAYQRGEVSIDRIEAILSVTPKIKDASDAVDLPTEQVKGELTAKNLSYTYPGSDTPALNQVSFKITPGETVAIVGAIGSGKSTLANTLPRLLDIGKGQLFLDGIDITKIKLPDLRSAIAYVPQDSFLFSTTIKNNIRYSDPVAEQQEVESAATVAQISTEISIFPHQYETIVGERGITLSGGQRQRTALARAILVDAPVLILDDALSSVDNQTATAILKNLSGGTKRKTVVFITHQLSAAATADRIFVMDKGQIVQVGRHLDLIQEPGLYRTLWSQHQVEELLH from the coding sequence ATGGCAAAAACACGACGCCTTGCTAAACTTGGTGCCTACCTACGTCCCCATTGGCGGGATGCGACATTAGGTATTTTTGCTTTGTTCACTGTCAATGCATTGGGTGTTTACATTCCTTTATTAATTCGTTCGGCTGTTGACAAACTTTCGGCAGCTTTTAGCTTTAACCAATTATTAAACTATGTAGTACCCATTGTCTTGCTCACTTCGGCAATGTGGCTAATTCGCATGGCTTCCCGCATTTGGATTTTTGGCGTGGGGCGTCAGGTAGAATTTGAACTTAAACAAACAATTTTTGAACACTTATTAAAGCTGGAACCAGCTTACTTTGTAACTAATACTGCCGGTGATTTGATTAGTCGTGCCACTAGCGATGTAGATAATATCCGGCGGTTGTTGGGTTTTGCAGTCTTAAGTTTGGCAAATACTTTGTTTGCCTATAGTCTGACACTACCAGTCATGCTCTCTATCAGTGTTGATTTAACTGTCTTTTCCTTGGCAGTTTATCCGTTCATGTTTCTGGTGGTACATTTATTTAGTGATCGCCTCCGCAATGAACAACTAGAAGTGCAGGATCGACTCTCTGATACCAGCGACTTGATTCAAGAAGATATCAGTGGCATTGCCTTAATTAAAATCTATGCCCAAGAGGAAAATGAGCGTCGTGCCTTCGCTAGGAGAAATCAACAACTGTTGCAAGCGAATCTCAAACTAGCAAAAAGTCGAAATACGCTGTTTCCTTTGATTGGCGGACTAGCTAATATTAGTTCGCTGGTAATAATCCTATTAGGAGCGACGAGGATTGCCTCTGGAGTACTCGATATTGGAGACTTCGTGGCATTGCTACTATATGTGGAGCGCTTGGTTTTCCCCACTGCTTTATTAGGATTTACAATCACCGCCTACCAACGAGGTGAAGTGAGTATAGATCGGATTGAGGCAATTTTAAGTGTTACACCCAAAATCAAAGATGCATCAGATGCAGTTGATCTGCCAACAGAGCAAGTAAAAGGAGAACTAACAGCCAAAAATCTCAGTTACACTTACCCTGGTTCTGATACTCCCGCTTTAAATCAAGTCAGCTTTAAAATTACACCTGGAGAAACGGTGGCAATTGTGGGAGCTATTGGCTCAGGAAAATCTACTTTGGCTAATACTTTACCTAGATTATTAGATATTGGCAAAGGACAACTGTTTCTAGATGGAATCGACATTACTAAAATCAAGTTGCCAGACTTAAGAAGTGCGATCGCCTACGTACCTCAAGATAGTTTTCTCTTTAGCACCACGATTAAAAACAACATTCGCTATAGTGATCCAGTTGCCGAACAACAAGAAGTAGAATCTGCCGCTACAGTTGCGCAGATTTCCACAGAAATCAGCATTTTTCCGCACCAATACGAAACTATCGTAGGTGAGCGTGGTATCACTCTTTCTGGGGGGCAACGGCAACGTACTGCCCTAGCACGGGCAATTTTGGTGGATGCTCCCGTGTTAATATTGGATGATGCCCTCTCCAGTGTCGATAATCAAACTGCAACAGCAATCCTCAAAAATCTCTCTGGCGGCACTAAACGCAAAACTGTAGTTTTTATCACGCACCAACTGTCTGCGGCGGCGACTGCTGATAGGATTTTTGTGATGGATAAAGGTCAAATTGTGCAAGTAGGAAGACATTTAGATCTAATCCAAGAACCAGGGCTGTACAGAACTTTATGGAGCCAGCATCAAGTCGAGGAATTACTGCATTAA
- the galE gene encoding UDP-glucose 4-epimerase GalE: MSPGKPTILVTGGAGYIGSHTVLALKRAGYEVVILDNLVYGHRDLVEKALDVELIVGDTGDRTLLDNLFQSHEIAAVMHFSAYAYVGESVVDPAKYYRNNVVGTLTLLEAMLAASIKKFVFSSTCATYGVPNIVPIPEDHPQNPINPYGATKLMVEQILSDFDVAYDFKSVRFRYFNAAGADPNGLLGEDHNPETHLIPLVLLAALGKRESISVFGTDYPTTDGTCVRDYIHVSDLADAHVLGLEYLLKGGDSEIFNLGNGNGFSVKEVIEAAKQVTGKDIKVVECDRRPGDPPALIGSGDKARKILGWQPQYSALPEIITHAWQWHQKRHQ; the protein is encoded by the coding sequence ATGTCGCCTGGAAAGCCCACAATTTTGGTTACAGGCGGGGCTGGATATATCGGCTCCCATACAGTGCTTGCTCTAAAGCGAGCTGGTTACGAGGTGGTAATTCTTGATAATTTAGTGTACGGACACCGTGACTTGGTAGAAAAAGCTTTAGATGTAGAGCTGATAGTGGGAGATACAGGCGATCGCACCCTGTTGGATAACTTATTTCAAAGCCACGAGATTGCAGCCGTAATGCACTTTTCTGCTTATGCCTATGTGGGAGAATCAGTTGTCGATCCAGCCAAGTACTACCGCAATAATGTCGTAGGCACCCTGACATTGTTAGAGGCAATGTTAGCTGCTTCTATCAAGAAATTTGTCTTTTCTTCCACTTGTGCAACCTATGGGGTTCCCAACATTGTACCCATCCCAGAAGATCATCCTCAAAATCCGATCAATCCCTATGGCGCTACCAAGCTGATGGTAGAGCAGATTCTTTCTGATTTTGATGTCGCCTATGATTTCAAATCAGTGCGCTTCCGCTATTTCAATGCCGCCGGCGCAGATCCAAATGGTTTGTTAGGAGAAGATCACAATCCAGAAACTCATTTGATTCCCTTGGTGTTGTTAGCGGCTTTAGGTAAACGCGAATCTATTTCAGTTTTTGGTACAGACTACCCCACAACTGACGGTACTTGTGTTCGAGATTATATACACGTCAGCGATTTAGCAGATGCTCACGTTTTGGGCTTGGAATATTTATTAAAAGGCGGCGACAGCGAAATTTTTAACTTAGGAAATGGCAACGGCTTCTCAGTCAAAGAAGTGATTGAAGCCGCCAAGCAGGTTACAGGCAAGGATATTAAAGTAGTGGAGTGCGATCGCCGCCCTGGAGATCCACCAGCTTTGATTGGTAGTGGCGATAAAGCCCGAAAAATTTTAGGTTGGCAACCCCAGTACTCAGCCCTGCCAGAAATTATCACTCATGCATGGCAGTGGCATCAAAAAAGACATCAATAA
- a CDS encoding sulfite exporter TauE/SafE family protein: MLDYLLIISLGFLGSFGHCLGMCGPLAVAFSLSHQQKTPNWQQQLTFHTLLNFGRLLSYTLVGAGIGALGSILLKSGQLAGIGSELRQWIAIVTGMMLIWFGLGQIKPNFLPRIPVLHPLLKGSLHNRLSAGMVKLSLKSRWWTPAVLGMTWGLMPCGFLYAAQIKAAETGNLEMGAATMLAFGIGTLPTMLGVGVSTSLVSKDRRSQLFRLGGWLTLAIGVLTLLRTGDTMVDYTGHAALILLMLALIARPVSGLWAAPLRYRRALGVGAFVLSVAHTTHMIEHSLQWNFAAFWFLPPDFQWGMAAGVVALVLMTPAALTSFDSLQKFFGKRWRQIHLLSIPALILAAIHTIMIGSHYLGSLRLNDFNKLASVLLVIITFGVLVVRNRFFWSILSLEKFYVPLSKSR, from the coding sequence ATGCTAGATTATTTACTCATCATATCTTTGGGGTTTCTGGGAAGTTTTGGACACTGTTTGGGAATGTGTGGCCCTTTGGCTGTAGCATTTTCTCTATCCCATCAACAAAAAACTCCCAATTGGCAGCAGCAATTAACATTTCATACTTTGCTGAACTTTGGCAGACTCCTAAGCTACACCCTTGTTGGTGCTGGAATTGGTGCGTTAGGTTCGATATTACTCAAGAGTGGACAACTTGCAGGAATTGGTAGTGAATTACGCCAGTGGATTGCAATTGTCACAGGCATGATGTTGATTTGGTTTGGGCTAGGACAAATTAAACCGAACTTTTTGCCCCGCATACCAGTGTTGCACCCCCTGTTAAAAGGAAGTTTACACAACCGCTTGAGCGCGGGTATGGTTAAACTTTCCCTCAAAAGCAGATGGTGGACACCAGCAGTTTTAGGAATGACTTGGGGTTTAATGCCTTGTGGTTTCCTTTATGCTGCCCAAATTAAAGCCGCAGAAACTGGTAATTTGGAGATGGGTGCAGCAACTATGCTGGCTTTTGGCATAGGAACCTTACCTACGATGTTAGGTGTTGGTGTTTCTACATCGTTGGTAAGTAAAGACAGGCGCAGTCAATTGTTTCGGTTGGGTGGTTGGTTAACTCTTGCCATTGGTGTACTCACACTGCTGCGAACGGGCGACACAATGGTAGATTACACTGGACACGCCGCGCTGATATTGTTAATGCTGGCGCTGATTGCTCGTCCTGTGAGCGGTTTGTGGGCTGCACCCTTGCGTTATCGTCGTGCTTTGGGAGTAGGGGCTTTTGTGCTTTCTGTTGCTCACACTACCCACATGATAGAGCACTCACTGCAATGGAATTTTGCTGCTTTCTGGTTTTTGCCGCCAGATTTTCAGTGGGGAATGGCTGCGGGTGTAGTGGCACTGGTGTTGATGACTCCCGCCGCATTAACGAGTTTTGATTCTTTACAAAAGTTTTTCGGTAAGCGTTGGCGGCAAATTCATCTTTTGAGTATACCGGCTTTAATCTTGGCTGCCATTCATACAATTATGATTGGCTCACATTACCTTGGTTCTTTGCGATTAAATGATTTCAACAAATTAGCGTCAGTATTGTTGGTAATAATTACTTTTGGTGTATTAGTAGTGAGAAATCGCTTTTTTTGGTCGATACTATCTTTAGAAAAATTTTATGTACCCTTGAGTAAGTCACGTTAA
- a CDS encoding M28 family peptidase, which translates to MKKWIWLVLAILVACAAVVGSGFLRQGEQPSVIETIKVENPHLVEEDTGTRGGGDTGKVFDSFSASPRLNLSVSSPPQVSASKLFVHVQNLNFKRYTDAERSRTRAYITGELKKLGWKSQLQKFSDGVNVFAERKGTDKEAGAILVGAHYDTVAISPGADDNASGVAVLLEIARLFGSRPTPKTLQVVFFDKEEAGLLGSRAFVTKTAHLLKNLRGVIVMDMVGYACHTAGCQQYPAGLPITPLSDKGDFLAVVGDTEHLPLLNSFQKIDQEVAIAKAERGKPSVSLPPIFTLPVPLKGLLTPDTLRSDHAPFWFQGVGAVLVTDTANLRSPHYHQPSDTPKTINRNFFTGAAQAVVNATTILLENKKALDTPTSNS; encoded by the coding sequence ATGAAAAAGTGGATTTGGCTGGTGCTGGCGATACTAGTAGCGTGTGCGGCAGTTGTTGGCAGCGGATTTCTCAGGCAAGGTGAGCAACCATCGGTCATTGAAACTATTAAAGTTGAAAATCCGCACTTGGTGGAAGAGGACACGGGGACACGGGGAGGTGGGGACACGGGGAAAGTTTTTGATAGTTTCTCCGCGTCACCGCGTCTCAACCTCTCCGTTTCTTCCCCTCCCCAAGTCTCAGCTAGCAAGCTGTTTGTCCATGTTCAGAATTTAAACTTTAAACGTTATACAGATGCAGAGCGATCGCGTACCCGTGCTTACATTACCGGGGAACTAAAAAAATTAGGCTGGAAATCCCAATTGCAAAAGTTCTCTGACGGTGTAAATGTTTTTGCAGAACGAAAAGGCACTGATAAAGAAGCAGGAGCTATTCTTGTTGGAGCACATTACGATACCGTTGCAATCTCTCCCGGTGCTGATGACAATGCTAGTGGTGTTGCTGTGCTTTTGGAAATTGCCCGGCTTTTTGGTTCTCGTCCGACACCAAAAACTTTACAAGTAGTGTTTTTTGACAAAGAAGAAGCAGGATTGTTGGGTAGCAGAGCTTTTGTTACCAAAACCGCACACTTGTTGAAGAATCTGCGCGGCGTCATTGTTATGGATATGGTTGGCTACGCTTGCCACACAGCAGGCTGTCAGCAGTATCCTGCGGGTTTGCCTATCACACCACTCAGCGATAAAGGTGATTTTTTAGCAGTAGTTGGTGATACAGAACACTTACCACTGCTCAATTCCTTTCAAAAAATAGACCAAGAAGTAGCGATCGCCAAAGCAGAGCGGGGCAAACCTTCAGTCTCTCTACCACCTATATTTACCTTGCCAGTTCCGCTCAAAGGCTTGCTAACACCAGATACCCTACGTAGCGATCATGCTCCATTCTGGTTTCAAGGAGTAGGCGCAGTACTGGTGACAGATACCGCCAATCTACGCAGTCCACACTACCACCAACCCAGCGATACACCAAAGACAATAAACCGTAATTTTTTTACAGGAGCAGCACAGGCTGTTGTCAATGCTACTACGATTTTATTAGAAAATAAAAAGGCTTTGGATACACCAACATCAAATTCGTGA
- the tsaE gene encoding tRNA (adenosine(37)-N6)-threonylcarbamoyltransferase complex ATPase subunit type 1 TsaE, with amino-acid sequence MKILLPNTEATRSLGITLGQLLNAGSVILLEGDLGAGKTTLVQGIGEGLGITEAIVSPTFTLINEYTQGRLPLYHLDLYRLEPEEVAALNLETYWEGVEVYPGIVAIEWADRMPYKPHTYISLCLKYGDEGTRQAEITPCNCSISKEISAFGKH; translated from the coding sequence ATGAAAATTTTGCTGCCAAATACAGAGGCTACGCGATCGCTTGGTATTACTCTCGGTCAATTACTTAATGCTGGTAGTGTCATTTTACTAGAAGGTGATTTAGGTGCTGGCAAAACAACTCTGGTGCAAGGCATTGGCGAAGGTTTGGGTATTACCGAAGCGATTGTCAGTCCAACTTTCACACTCATTAACGAATATACTCAGGGACGCCTTCCCCTTTATCACCTAGATCTATACCGCTTAGAGCCCGAAGAAGTTGCAGCATTAAACTTAGAAACTTACTGGGAAGGTGTAGAGGTATATCCTGGTATTGTGGCAATTGAATGGGCAGATAGAATGCCTTACAAACCACATACTTATATAAGTTTATGTTTGAAATATGGAGATGAAGGGACTCGTCAAGCCGAAATAACACCATGTAACTGTAGCATTAGCAAAGAAATTTCGGCTTTTGGTAAACATTGA
- a CDS encoding gluconeogenesis factor YvcK family protein has product MSIGFFRQALNTLQQQSRRRTRYRVNQWFKWLSPGLSVKRWLLISVGGVLLASLGLAIWVKLTPIFWTLELLRDFLTVITNILPNYISGPLVLLFGLLLLLWGQTRTVGSITKVLRPEGDEELVDVLLAHRRLYRGPKIVVIGGGTGLSTLLRGLKRYSANITAIVTVADDGGSSGRLRREFGVLPPGDIRNCLAALADEEKLLTELFQYRFRVGDGLTGHSFGNLFLTAMSEITGDLERAVAASSKVLAVRGQVLPATLSDVRLWAELSDGRRIEGESKITEAGGNIVKIGCTPANPPALPAAIKVIKEADYIIMGPGSLYTSVIPNLLVPEIADAIAASTSPRIYVCNIMTQPGETQGYTVSEHIRAIDAACGGRRLFNAVLVHKRSPSARALIRYAQQRSHPVFLDREEVTKMERRIVLANVMHEDETGCVRHDPQRLARVLLRWYGGVHHGKWGDWGKKDKGQGDKGRMINDQ; this is encoded by the coding sequence ATGTCAATTGGTTTTTTCAGGCAAGCCCTTAACACTTTGCAACAGCAGTCGCGCCGTCGCACTCGCTATCGAGTTAACCAGTGGTTCAAGTGGTTATCCCCAGGACTATCTGTAAAACGTTGGTTATTAATTAGCGTTGGGGGTGTATTGCTAGCGTCTCTGGGGTTGGCGATTTGGGTTAAGCTAACGCCAATTTTTTGGACTTTGGAGCTACTTAGGGATTTTTTGACAGTTATTACTAACATCTTACCCAACTATATTAGCGGGCCTCTAGTTCTGCTATTCGGACTGTTGTTGCTTCTTTGGGGACAAACCCGCACGGTAGGTTCAATTACTAAAGTACTAAGACCAGAAGGCGATGAAGAACTGGTGGATGTGTTGCTTGCACACCGTCGGTTGTACCGAGGGCCAAAAATCGTCGTCATTGGTGGTGGTACAGGACTTTCTACGTTATTAAGAGGACTAAAACGCTATAGCGCTAATATTACTGCTATTGTTACCGTTGCTGATGATGGTGGCTCTTCGGGACGTTTGCGGCGGGAATTTGGTGTTTTGCCGCCAGGAGATATTCGCAACTGTTTGGCTGCATTGGCAGATGAAGAAAAGTTATTAACAGAATTATTTCAATATCGTTTTCGTGTTGGTGATGGTTTAACAGGCCACAGTTTTGGCAACTTATTCTTAACGGCAATGAGTGAAATTACCGGGGATTTGGAGCGAGCAGTTGCTGCTAGTTCCAAAGTACTAGCAGTGCGGGGACAAGTTTTGCCAGCAACCCTTAGTGATGTTCGCCTGTGGGCGGAGCTATCCGATGGACGCCGTATAGAAGGCGAATCAAAAATTACCGAGGCAGGAGGTAATATTGTCAAAATAGGCTGTACTCCCGCTAATCCTCCGGCATTACCCGCAGCTATTAAGGTAATAAAAGAAGCTGACTATATTATCATGGGGCCTGGTAGTTTATATACAAGTGTAATTCCCAATCTGTTGGTACCAGAAATTGCTGATGCGATCGCCGCTTCTACGTCACCCCGGATCTATGTCTGCAACATCATGACTCAGCCAGGTGAAACTCAGGGATACACTGTTAGTGAACACATTCGAGCAATTGATGCAGCTTGTGGTGGCAGACGCTTATTTAATGCTGTACTGGTACATAAAAGATCTCCTTCTGCCCGCGCCCTTATTCGTTATGCTCAACAACGCTCTCATCCCGTCTTTTTAGATCGTGAAGAGGTAACCAAAATGGAACGAAGGATCGTTTTGGCTAATGTTATGCATGAAGATGAAACGGGTTGTGTACGTCACGATCCCCAACGACTAGCACGGGTTTTGTTGCGATGGTACGGTGGAGTTCATCATGGAAAATGGGGAGATTGGGGGAAAAAGGACAAGGGACAAGGAGACAAGGGGAGAATGATTAATGACCAATGA
- the ruvC gene encoding crossover junction endodeoxyribonuclease RuvC, giving the protein MEKQILGLDPGLATLGFGAIICNQNQAQLRDTSINMLDYGVISTSADTEMGQRLRTLYEDLHTLIEELQPDLVAIEKLFFYRMGNTILVAQARGVIMLVLAQHNLPYVEFTPAQIKQALTGYGNAEKYEVQQAVARELKLDQIPRPDDAADGLAVALTACFQL; this is encoded by the coding sequence ATGGAAAAGCAAATTTTAGGATTAGACCCTGGGCTAGCCACCTTAGGATTTGGAGCAATTATCTGTAATCAAAATCAAGCTCAGTTACGAGATACCTCAATAAATATGCTAGATTACGGTGTTATTAGTACATCAGCAGATACGGAAATGGGACAACGGCTTCGTACTTTGTACGAAGATTTACACACCTTGATTGAGGAGTTGCAACCCGACTTGGTAGCGATTGAGAAACTATTCTTCTATCGTATGGGAAATACTATCTTAGTTGCTCAAGCACGGGGTGTAATTATGCTAGTTTTAGCGCAACACAATTTGCCGTATGTGGAATTTACTCCCGCCCAAATTAAACAAGCTTTAACGGGCTATGGCAATGCAGAAAAATACGAAGTTCAACAAGCTGTGGCACGAGAGTTGAAATTAGATCAAATTCCTCGTCCAGATGACGCAGCAGATGGTTTGGCAGTAGCTTTAACAGCGTGTTTTCAATTGTAA